The Streptococcus mitis genome has a segment encoding these proteins:
- a CDS encoding McrC family protein: MRITDNQHRLAKEDFVAEYPKLSQALLDRTLDNLSKEDNIFIFPNDLTHTPDLDKDQKIFETVNQEIKTGNVIGFLGCDQERLTISSRFSDESNDHFLHYLLQKTLNINLTSLDVGLSPEDKLYQLLVYLFPKYLQASLRKGLYKEYQRFSHNDSHVKGVIDVGNHLKKNLPFTGNIAYTTREFTYDNPLMQLIRHTIEYIKTQKSFGALLDSNRETIAEVTRVTPSYKLADRAKFIRINKTKPLRHAYFREYRKLQELCLMILNREKNGLGYQEKKIHGILFDVSWLWEEYVYTLLPKGFLHPRNKEKKGGILVFSDGKRKVYPDFYDRERKIVLDAKYKKLEDTEKGINREDLFQLISYSYILEAEKAGLIFPSIEQSVNSEIGEVAGYGVLLKKCSIQIPQKVSSYSEFCKMMENSEENFKENI, from the coding sequence ATGCGTATAACTGATAATCAGCATAGACTTGCTAAGGAAGATTTTGTCGCAGAATATCCCAAATTAAGTCAAGCACTTCTTGATAGAACACTGGATAACCTTTCTAAAGAGGACAATATCTTTATTTTTCCAAATGATTTGACTCATACTCCTGATTTGGATAAGGACCAAAAGATTTTTGAAACAGTCAATCAGGAAATTAAAACAGGTAATGTGATTGGTTTTCTGGGGTGTGATCAGGAAAGATTGACGATTTCTTCTCGTTTTTCTGATGAAAGTAACGACCATTTTTTACATTATCTTTTACAAAAGACTCTCAATATCAATCTGACTAGTTTGGATGTCGGTCTATCTCCTGAAGATAAACTCTATCAACTCTTGGTTTACCTCTTTCCAAAGTATCTGCAAGCTTCTCTTCGAAAAGGTCTTTATAAGGAATACCAGAGATTTTCTCATAACGACAGTCATGTAAAGGGAGTGATAGATGTAGGAAATCATCTCAAGAAAAATCTTCCTTTCACGGGAAATATCGCCTACACAACGAGAGAGTTCACCTATGATAATCCTCTCATGCAGCTGATTCGGCATACGATTGAGTACATAAAGACTCAAAAAAGTTTTGGAGCACTACTCGATAGTAATCGTGAAACTATAGCTGAAGTTACGCGTGTAACCCCTTCTTATAAATTAGCTGATCGTGCTAAATTTATCAGAATAAATAAAACCAAACCTCTTCGTCATGCTTATTTTCGAGAGTATAGAAAGTTGCAAGAGCTTTGCCTGATGATCCTAAATAGAGAAAAGAATGGTTTAGGATACCAAGAGAAAAAAATCCACGGTATTCTTTTTGATGTTTCCTGGCTTTGGGAAGAGTATGTTTACACCTTGTTACCAAAAGGATTTTTACATCCTCGAAATAAAGAAAAGAAAGGAGGCATTCTAGTATTTTCTGATGGGAAACGAAAAGTCTATCCAGATTTTTATGATAGAGAACGAAAGATTGTTCTAGATGCTAAATATAAAAAACTTGAAGATACTGAAAAAGGAATCAACCGTGAGGACTTGTTCCAGTTGATTTCCTATTCTTATATTTTAGAAGCTGAGAAAGCTGGACTAATTTTTCCTAGTATAGAGCAGTCAGTAAATAGTGAAATAGGAGAAGTAGCGGGGTACGGAGTCTTGCTTAAAAAATGCTCTATCCAAATCCCTCAGAAGGTTTCATCCTACAGTGAGTTTTGTAAAATGATGGAAAATTCAGAAGAAAATTTTAAAGAGAATATTTAA